A window of Corythoichthys intestinalis isolate RoL2023-P3 chromosome 14, ASM3026506v1, whole genome shotgun sequence contains these coding sequences:
- the sall2 gene encoding sal-like protein 1 — protein sequence MASPKLGLSATTTSSPSSSSASMCPPHPGSPSRVPEGPPSPVTPTPSPGVASAGAAPTRAQLSLALILEELRVLQQRQINQMQITEEICRQVLRLGGASYSIDSPSQHLLSPLPQLCLEAKRASSPTTQTTDTEGSTSVTPLLACFSSLLPSQVANKPSKSSNALCQILQTCKPQMEGTEDNSGASSYPRVRTHSADHSASSAAAMTSSTYPLALSLALPNHYFNEKLPNEISMSEHGGKSYLNAALSSVSPNAQYTLQSFPGGINPSSSSSNRLQHACRFCGKIFSGDSALQIHLRSHTGERPYQCPVCLSRFTTRGNLKVHFLRHREQNPELSLSLLPPSLFGVALRANGTTDMSQTSSSGCNTSALKMSEKKPKSRPEDEIYGNDLQVSGTNGGFPLGVSGGSTPCTLPLPPSVDLALISHSLLQLNRAAAVAAAVSIASGSSYSSPSTSSAPSSSLATSLLSNPISSSPSTITGLLKGTEHSNNSDENTPPQAPMLSPAAYSQLAHLPKLLFPSGSSSSTSSVTHSTLHPALGILCNPLASNPGSHQTASSSLSHITFPFTPFHKPATAVQSSTAVSTPTSETSKLQRLVEKLEKTPSQSTYPWSSSSISTSTMDVQSSNTIALPASSANSNFTSTSTSTTYIMAAPPSSTLVTTSVSNFASQMVAALGMGVNNVNAIAGGLLPALNITGAANNLATNQCGVCLRVLSCPRALRLHQATHLGERPFPCKLCGRSFSTKGSLRSHLATHHARPHNARVHNSCPLCQRKFTNALVLQHHIRMHLGGHLPPVGTDDSTCEPTSDSNAKSLSQSESNSNAQNTVPNKTPQPSNLNSLSPSSKLQNVETDSCAVADSTPAECTATTTKSVPTSPDLKSPADLSPDPFMNTTTQTPPATTDDPPFLCANAPLPFTQHTEFDDFSLVDKDDRLEQTATDSASKSTSPVTQNTALHDVMARDCEETSYLSDASIVPKSNQPDLQSTSTKCDPFTYNCSSTNSSITQKQDDTTVVDTPNPESSLVSARVQSPEPMEVDREQFCSPTTPTQAKVPEEYSKMMSASDIADNTHQGSDPHRASTFTKETGQNFNFNSYEGDNQIDGVNKKIGSSPSEAPEFSVPLSLAPTLPSPIARPEKKTYCCAECGKAYASRSGLKGHMKHHGVVAKATRPLARSSRPCADQRQSSTSKSSLTIPASTSAAGFWNQYQTFLNTSPGSTDDTSLARQEINESSKPALQSTLDKGAPNEAGD from the coding sequence ATGGCTTCTCCCAAATTGGGCCTTTCAGCCACTACCACCTCCTCGCCCTCATCATCTTCTGCCTCCATGTGTCCTCCACACCCTGGAAGCCCTAGCCGTGTGCCCGAGGGTCCTCCAAGTCCAGTTACTCCGACACCTAGTCCAGGTGTGGCGTCTGCCGGAGCTGCTCCCACCAGGGCCCAGTTGAGTCTTGCTCTGATATTAGAAGAGTTGCGGGTGCTTCAGCAAAGACAGATAAACCAGATGCAAATAACAGAGGAGATCTGCAGACAAGTACTACGTCTGGGTGGGGCATCTTACTCTATAGACTCACCTTCTCAGCATCTTCTCTCGCCCCTACCTCAACTCTGTCTGGAAGCCAAAAGGGCCAGCAGCCCAACTACCCAAACCACTGATACAGAGGGTTCCACATCGGTCACTCCTctcctggcatgtttttcaagCTTGCTTCCCTCTCAGGTGGCTAACAAACCTTCAAAATCTAGTAATGCCTTGTGTCAAATTCTCCAAACATGCAAGCCCCAGATGGAGGGCACAGAAGACAATTCAGGGGCAAGTAGTTACCCAAGGGTGCGCACACACTCCGCAGATCATTCTGCATCTTCAGCTGCTGCCATGACTTCCTCAACCTATCCACTTGCTTTATCTTTGGCTTTACCTAACcattattttaatgaaaaattgccAAATGAAATCTCAATGAGTGAGCACGGTGGCAAGTCCTACCTAAATGCAGCCCTCTCGTCAGTATCTCCGAATGCACAATATACACTGCAATCGTTCCCCGGAGGGATAAACCCTTCCTCTAGCAGTTCTAACCGGCTCCAGCATGCTTGCCGTTTTTGCGGGAAGATTTTCAGTGGGGACTCAGCCCTACAGATACATCTGCGTTCACATACTGGGGAGCGGCCCTACCAATGTCCTGTGTGCCTGAGTCGCTTCACCACCAGGGGCAACCTCAAAGTGCATTTCTTACGGCACCGTGAGCAAAACCCAGAGCTCTCGCTTTCACTCCTTCCACCATCTTTGTTTGGAGTTGCTTTGCGGGCAAATGGAACCACAGATATGAGTCAGACTAGCAGCAGTGGTTGCAATACTAGTGCTTTGAAGATGTCTGAAAAGAAGCCAAAAAGCAGGCCTGAAGATGAAATATATGGAAATGATTTGCAGGTCAGCGGTACCAATGGTGGGTTTCCTCTTGGAGTATCAGGGGGGTCTACCCCTTGCACGCTACCCCTTCCTCCAAGTGTTGATCTGGCCTTGATTTCTCATTCCTTGCTTCAACTTAACAGGGCAGCAGCTGTAGCAGCAGCAGTCTCAATTGCCTCTGGCTCATCTTACTCATCCCCGTCTACCTCATCAGCCCCCTCCTCTTCACTAGCAACCTCATTACTTTCAAATCCAATATCATCTTCACCATCTACCATTACAGGATTGCTAAAGGGTACAGAGCACTCAAATAACTCTGATGAAAACACCCCTCCTCAAGCTCCAATGCTTTCTCCTGCAGCTTACTCCCAATTAGCTCACCTGCCAAAGCTTCTTTTCCCATCTGGCTCATCGAGCTCTACCTCAAGTGTCACACACTCAACACTGCATCCAGCTTTGGGCATTCTCTGCAACCCATTAGCTTCAAACCCTGGCTCCCACCAAACAGCCTCTTCCAGCTTGTCACACATCACTTTCCCTTTCACGCCCTTCCATAAACCTGCAACTGCTGTACAGTCCTCTACAGCTGTCTCTACACCTACATCTGAAACCTCCAAGCTCCAGAGACTGGTGGAGAAGCTGGAAAAGACACCTTCTCAGTCAACctatccatggtcctcttcctcaATTTCCACCTCTACAATGGATGTGCAATCAAGCAATACCATAGCTTTGCCTGCCAGTTCAGCTAACAGTAATTTCACAAGTACTAGCACTTCCACAACATATATCATGGCAGCTCCACCATCCTCTACGCTGGTCACAACATCTGTTTCAAATTTCGCCAGTCAGATGGTAGCTGCCCTCGGCATGGGTgtcaataatgtaaatgccattgcaGGGGGGTTGCTACCAGCACTGAATATCACAGGTGCAGCGAATAATTTAGCAACTAATCAATGTGGTGTGTGTCTTCGGGTTCTGAGCTGCCCCAGAGCACTGCGTTTACACCAGGCCACGCACCTTGGAGAGCGCCCTTTCCCATGCAAGTTATGCGGAAGGTCCTTTTCAACCAAAGGCAGTCTACGGTCCCATCTGGCGACACATCATGCTCGGCCCCATAATGCTCGTGTCCACAACTCTTGCCCACTGTGCCAGCGTAAATTCACAAATGCTCTTGTACTACAACACCATATTCGTATGCACCTTGGTGGTCACCTGCCGCCTGTAGGCACTGACGATTCTACCTGTGAGCCAACATCTGATTCTAATGCAAAATCTTTGTCACAATCTGAGTCCAACTCCAATGCACAAAACACTGTGCCAAATAAAACACCTCAACCTAGCAACTTAAACAGCCTATCCCCGAGTTCAAaattacaaaatgtggaaaCTGATTCATGCGCCGTTGCTGACAGTACACCTGCTGAATGCACTGCAACTACTACCAAATCTGTCCCCACTAGCCCAGACCTCAAATCCCCCGCTGATCTTAGTCCCGACCCCTTTATGAATACCACAACTCAAACTCCACCTGCAACCACCGATGATCCTCCTTTCCTTTGTGCAAATGCTCCTCTGCCATTTACCCAGCATACCGAATTTGATGACTTTTCCCTCGTTGACAAAGATGATCGACTTGAGCAAACTGCCACAGATTCAGCCTCCAAGTCAACTTCACCTGTTACCCAAAACACTGCATTGCATGACGTTATGGCCAGGGACTGTGAGGAAACCTCTTATTTATCTGATGCATCTATTGTTCCCAAATCAAACCAGCCAGATCTAcaaagcacatctacaaaatgtGACCCTTTTACTTACAACTGTTCAAGTACAAATTCTTCTATAACACAGAAGCAAGACGACACTACAGTTGTAGACACTCCAAACCCAGAGTCAAGCTTGGTCTCCGCAAGGGTGCAATCACCCGAACCCATGGAAGTAGACAGAGAACAGTTTTGTtctccaacaacaccaacacaaGCTAAAGTGCCTGAGGAATATTCCAAAATGATGTCAGCCTCAGATATTGCAGACAATACTCATCAAGGAAGTGATCCACATAGGGCTTCCACTTTCACAAAGGAGACAGGCCAGAATTTTAATTTTAACTCATATGAAGGAGACAACCAAATAGATGGTGTCAATAAGAAAATTGGATCATCTCCAAGTGAGGCACCAGAGTTTTCTGTTCCTCTCAGCCTAGCCCCAACTCTTCCATCTCCAATAGCTCGGCCGGAGAAGAAGACCTATTGCTGTGCTGAATGTGGAAAAGCGTATGCTAGTCGCAGTGGACTGAAG